A single region of the Leptodactylus fuscus isolate aLepFus1 chromosome 5, aLepFus1.hap2, whole genome shotgun sequence genome encodes:
- the LOC142204016 gene encoding E3 ubiquitin/ISG15 ligase TRIM25-like, whose product MASADLRAELDCPICLSTYTDPVMLRCGHNFCRLCIDRVLDTQDQSGVYSCPECREEFQERPVLMRNITLCNIMENLLSSQPTQTQTGIFCTYCVDSPGPAVKSCLLCEASLCDKHLRVHSKSPEHVLCDSSTDLEKRKCSVHKKVLEYYCTEDAACVCVYCSAGEHRGHQVERLDEASEKKKKKLRNVLQKLNTRREETEERVQSLEESRRKAQEKASGETECVTALFIDIRRRLDDLEKKVLSEISRQEEQRSLSLSDVIQKLEIKKAELSMKMRHIEELCNMTDPLTVLQEPDTGDLCDPEEGGGDEDTGGHDRQRHDGDDRDVAVISDTLHTLCDIISGIRSGIYVAVPADILLDINTAANNLHISDDLKTATGTREEQNRPETAERFQDYYQVISRRGFTSGRHYWDVEGSRSGGWMVGVCYPSIARRGQQSRIEYNNKSWGLNNDNNQYLVRHDSKRIRLPDKISSDRFRICLDYEAGQLSFYELCDPIRHLHTFTATFTEPLHAVLWVWEGSIQILGGGSNWEKPS is encoded by the coding sequence ATGGCGTCTGCTGACCTCAGAGCCGAGCTGGACTGCCCCATCTGTCTGAGCACTTATACCGACCCTGTAATGTtgagatgtggacacaacttctgccggCTCTGTATTGATCGTGTTCTGGATACACAGGACCAGTCTGGAGTTTATTCCTGTCCTGAATGTAGAGAAGAGTTTCAGGAGCGGCCTGTACTGATGAGGAACATAACTCTATGTAATATAATGGAGAATTTATTGTCTTCTCAACCAACACAGACACAAACCGGGATCTTCTGCACTTACTGTGTGGACTCTCCTGGACCTGCTGTGAAGTCCTGTCTACTCTGTGAAGCTTCTCTGTGTGATAAACATCTGAGAGTCCACAGCAAGTCACCAGAACACGTCTTATGTGATTCCAGCACTGacctggagaagaggaaatgttctgtccataagaaggtcctggaatattactgtactgaggacGCTGCTTGTGTCTGTGTCTATTGTTCAGCAGGAGAACATCGAGGACATCAGGTGGAGAGGCTGGATGAGGcctctgagaagaagaagaagaaactgagAAATGTTCTCCAGAAACTGAACACAAGGAGAGAGGAGACTGAGGAAAGAGTCCAGAGTCTGGAggagagcaggagaaaagctcaAGAAAAAGCATCTGGAGAAACCGAGTGTGTCACTGCCCTGTTTATAGACATCAGGAGACGACTGGACGACCTGGAGAAGAAGGTCCTGAGTGAGATCTCCAGGCAGGAGGAGCAGCGGTCATTGTCACTGTCTGATGTGATCCAGAAGCTGGAAATAAAGAAGGCCGAGCTGTCCATGAAGATGCGGCACATTGAGGAGCTGTGTAACATGACTGAtccactgactgtcttacaggaaccagacacaggtgacttgtgtgatcctgaggaggggggaggtgatgaggacacagggggaCATGATAGACAGCGCCATGATGGAGATGATCGGGATGTGGCTGTGATCTCagacacattacacacattatgTGACATAATATCAGGTATAAGGAGCGGGATCTATGTGGCGGTCCCTGCAGACATATTACTGGATATAAACACGGCTGCTAATAATCTCCATATATCAGACGACCTGAAAACCGCAACTGGGACACGAGAGGAGCAGAATCGTCCAGAAACAGCCGAGAGATTCCAGGATTATTATCAGGTGATAAGCAGGAGGGGATTTACCTCAGGGCGACATTACTGGGATGTGGAGGGCAGTAGGTCAGGAGGTTGGATGGTGGGGGTGTGTTATCCCAGTATAGCCAGGAGGGGGCAGCAGTCACGCATTGAATATAATAACAAGTCCTGGGGTTTGAATAATGATAATAATCAGTATTTAGTGAGACATGACAGTAAAAGGATCCGGTTACCTGACAAGATCTCCAGTGATAGATTCAGGATCTGTCTGGATTATGAGGCCGGGCAGTTGTCCTTctatgagctgtgtgaccccatcagacacttacacaccttcaCTGCCACCTTCACCGAGCCCCTTCATGCTGTATTATGGGTATGGGAAGGTTCCATACAGATATTAGGGGGAGGCAGTAACTGGGAGAAACCATCGTAA